The Flavobacterium marginilacus genome window below encodes:
- a CDS encoding tetratricopeptide repeat protein, producing the protein MKKVFIYTAALLFFVVFGHAQDIKQVKEAIDAEQYEKAKNILETLTAAKPADGYAKFLLGNVYLLIGDQETAKKHFDAGIAYSSKGNFNYIGLGNIALDKGDNAEAEKYFALAVKNTGKRDLEEKVFIGKAYTFSDHPDYKKAIEILSKSREIDPANTAVLLALGDAYKIDKKQNEAYECYREAFRLDNTLLRAKMGLGTLIKNAHNFPIALTSFDEVIAMNPNYGPVYRELAETQYLWALNDARKYEEHISKGLAFYEKYMSLTDYSLDSRMRHADFLILATDYKSLEKEANEMSKLDNVNPRIYRYLGYSAYYNNNFDTAISSLLSFVSNASNRVIGRDYFYIGAAKLSKGLNAVPVDNTLISDGISDFKKSFEMSPAVAAELPDQAKKLYEKKLYADAASVYEIAIGNTETKSYLMDNFFFASSVYWSYYNAENLTAQQTDLLKKSDASLDIIIQSSPSTQDAYLFKARIQVLLKNDVLVAKNYEDFIAAAKKKSVEELSSKGMKSKLIEAYNNLGVIYAANDKVKAKDTFNKTLGIDPANQYAADQLKSLQ; encoded by the coding sequence ATGAAAAAAGTTTTTATTTATACCGCAGCACTACTGTTTTTTGTTGTATTTGGGCATGCACAGGATATAAAACAAGTAAAGGAGGCTATCGATGCAGAACAATATGAAAAGGCAAAAAATATTTTAGAAACCCTTACGGCAGCTAAACCCGCAGATGGTTATGCAAAATTTCTTTTGGGGAATGTTTATCTGTTAATAGGTGATCAGGAAACGGCCAAAAAACATTTTGATGCTGGAATTGCATATTCATCCAAAGGAAATTTCAATTATATTGGATTGGGTAATATCGCATTGGATAAAGGTGATAATGCCGAAGCTGAAAAGTATTTTGCATTAGCAGTTAAAAATACCGGCAAAAGAGATTTAGAAGAAAAAGTATTTATTGGTAAAGCCTATACTTTTTCTGATCATCCGGATTATAAAAAAGCGATTGAGATTTTAAGTAAGTCAAGAGAAATTGATCCTGCTAATACTGCTGTTTTATTGGCCTTGGGAGATGCTTATAAAATTGATAAAAAGCAAAATGAAGCTTACGAATGTTATCGTGAGGCTTTTCGATTGGATAATACTTTGCTGAGAGCAAAAATGGGATTGGGTACATTAATCAAAAATGCCCATAATTTTCCGATTGCTTTAACCTCTTTTGATGAAGTAATTGCTATGAATCCAAATTACGGTCCAGTTTATCGCGAGCTTGCCGAGACACAATATCTTTGGGCGTTAAACGATGCTAGGAAATATGAAGAGCATATCTCAAAAGGTTTGGCATTTTATGAAAAATATATGTCTTTAACGGACTACTCTTTGGATTCCCGTATGCGTCATGCTGATTTTTTAATTCTTGCAACCGATTATAAATCACTTGAAAAAGAAGCGAATGAAATGAGTAAATTGGATAATGTAAATCCAAGAATATATCGTTATTTAGGCTATTCTGCTTACTATAATAATAATTTTGATACGGCTATAAGTTCTTTATTGTCTTTTGTTTCAAATGCTTCAAACCGTGTTATCGGCAGAGATTATTTTTATATTGGCGCTGCAAAATTAAGTAAAGGATTGAATGCGGTTCCAGTTGATAATACATTAATCAGCGACGGAATTTCAGATTTTAAAAAATCATTTGAAATGAGCCCGGCTGTAGCAGCAGAACTTCCCGATCAGGCCAAAAAACTATATGAGAAAAAATTATATGCCGATGCGGCATCTGTTTATGAAATCGCGATTGGCAACACGGAAACAAAATCCTATTTAATGGATAATTTCTTTTTTGCATCATCAGTTTATTGGTCTTATTATAATGCTGAGAATTTAACTGCACAGCAAACCGATCTGCTGAAAAAGTCAGATGCTTCTTTGGATATCATTATTCAGTCATCACCATCAACTCAGGATGCTTATCTTTTTAAAGCCAGAATACAGGTCTTACTTAAAAACGATGTTCTTGTGGCAAAAAACTACGAAGATTTTATAGCTGCTGCTAAAAAGAAAAGCGTTGAAGAGTTGAGTTCCAAAGGAATGAAATCTAAATTAATAGAAGCTTATAATAATTTGGGAGTTATTTATGCTGCGAATGATAAAGTAAAAGCAAAAGATACTTTCAATAAAACATTAGGAATTGATCCAGCCAATCAATATGCAGCAGATCAATTAAAATCGTTACAATAG
- the tpiA gene encoding triose-phosphate isomerase yields the protein MRKKIVAGNWKMHKNAAQTKELLNELLTQIPAETAAQVIVAPTFINLASAVENLTHSNIAVAAQNLHQAESGAFTGEISADMIKSVGVSNVILGHSERRAIFNETDAIIASKVNTALKHDLTVIFCFGEELKDRQSGNHFNIVENQLKDGLFHIEAKDWEKIVLAYEPVWAIGTGETASPEQAQEMHEFIRETVRKAFGSDIAEDLTILYGGSVKPDNAKEIFSKPDVDGGLIGGAALNAKDFISIVTSI from the coding sequence ATGAGAAAGAAGATTGTTGCAGGAAACTGGAAAATGCATAAAAATGCTGCACAAACAAAAGAACTATTAAACGAGTTACTAACTCAAATTCCAGCTGAAACTGCTGCACAGGTAATTGTTGCTCCAACATTTATAAACTTGGCTTCAGCCGTAGAAAACTTAACACATTCAAATATAGCAGTTGCTGCACAAAATTTACACCAAGCAGAAAGCGGTGCTTTTACAGGTGAAATATCTGCTGATATGATTAAAAGCGTTGGTGTAAGCAACGTAATTTTAGGCCACTCAGAGCGCAGAGCTATTTTTAATGAAACTGATGCTATTATCGCTAGCAAAGTAAATACAGCATTGAAACATGATTTGACAGTAATTTTCTGTTTCGGTGAAGAATTAAAAGACCGTCAGTCTGGAAATCATTTCAACATTGTTGAAAACCAATTAAAAGACGGCTTATTCCACATTGAAGCAAAAGACTGGGAAAAAATCGTTTTGGCTTATGAGCCAGTTTGGGCTATTGGAACCGGAGAAACTGCTTCACCTGAGCAAGCACAGGAAATGCACGAATTCATCAGAGAAACTGTTCGTAAAGCTTTTGGAAGCGATATCGCCGAAGACTTAACGATCCTTTACGGAGGAAGCGTAAAACCAGATAATGCCAAAGAAATCTTCTCTAAACCAGACGTAGACGGAGGACTTATTGGCGGTGCTGCACTTAATGCAAAAGATTTTATTTCTATTGTAACATCAATCTAA
- a CDS encoding TlpA family protein disulfide reductase — translation MKKIALLIISFVTFSCTQAQKIQKTEFSEKALSETLLDSNDKQVKFQDILKKQKGKTTVIEVWASWCGDCVKAMPKLKELQAANPKVSYVFISMDKTAEKWKLGIEKHELKGLHFMANDGMKGAFGTAIDLDWIPRYIIIDKKGKIAVYRAIETDFAQIDETLKKLQ, via the coding sequence ATGAAAAAAATTGCTCTTTTAATTATTTCTTTTGTAACATTCTCCTGTACTCAAGCCCAAAAAATTCAGAAAACAGAATTCTCTGAAAAAGCACTTTCTGAAACCTTATTAGATTCAAATGATAAACAGGTTAAATTTCAAGATATTTTAAAAAAACAAAAAGGAAAAACTACTGTAATAGAAGTTTGGGCTTCCTGGTGTGGTGATTGTGTAAAAGCAATGCCAAAATTAAAAGAACTTCAAGCTGCTAATCCAAAAGTTTCGTATGTATTTATTTCTATGGACAAAACTGCTGAAAAGTGGAAACTGGGCATCGAAAAACATGAATTAAAAGGATTGCATTTTATGGCAAACGACGGAATGAAAGGTGCTTTTGGCACAGCAATAGACTTAGATTGGATTCCTAGATATATCATTATAGATAAAAAAGGAAAAATCGCTGTATACCGTGCTATAGAAACCGATTTTGCACAAATTGATGAAACACTAAAAAAACTGCAATAA
- a CDS encoding BT_3928 family protein produces MKNIITQFSRIFVGVLFIISGLIKLNDPVGFSYKLTEYFSEPVFNMPVFVPFSLAIALFIVILEVVLGVMLLIGFKSKLTIWLLLLLIIKFTFLTFYSAYFDVVKDCGCFGDALHLTPWQSFTKDVVLLFFILILFINMKLIKSLFSDKIQNSLAVLSVLLCAFMGYWVINHLPLKDFRPYKVGNNIQKGMEIPEGAPKSVVEMIFIYKVNGVDKEFTEKDLSNIPAGATFVDRKDKVITEGYVPPIHDFAMEKDGSDYKEELLQEPKLLMIVAYDLALANADGLAKMELINKNASAKGYKVIGMTASSPEKIAEIKKQYGITFDFYFCDAIPLKTIERANPSFVILEKGTVKQKVHYNDTDDLVF; encoded by the coding sequence ATGAAAAACATCATCACCCAATTCTCCCGGATTTTTGTCGGAGTATTGTTTATAATCTCAGGATTGATTAAACTAAATGACCCTGTTGGTTTCTCCTACAAACTGACCGAATACTTTAGCGAACCGGTTTTCAATATGCCTGTTTTTGTGCCTTTTTCTTTGGCAATTGCTTTGTTTATTGTAATTCTGGAAGTAGTTTTAGGCGTAATGCTGCTAATTGGTTTCAAATCAAAACTGACGATTTGGCTTTTACTGCTTTTAATCATCAAATTTACTTTTCTTACCTTTTACTCTGCTTACTTTGATGTGGTCAAAGACTGTGGCTGTTTTGGCGATGCACTGCACCTTACACCTTGGCAGTCTTTTACAAAAGACGTTGTTTTATTATTTTTTATATTGATTCTGTTTATTAATATGAAATTGATAAAGTCTCTATTTTCTGATAAAATCCAAAATAGCTTAGCAGTACTTTCGGTTTTACTCTGTGCATTCATGGGGTATTGGGTAATCAATCATTTGCCTTTAAAAGATTTTCGTCCATACAAAGTTGGAAATAACATCCAAAAAGGAATGGAAATTCCTGAAGGTGCGCCAAAATCAGTTGTTGAAATGATTTTTATCTACAAAGTAAATGGTGTTGACAAAGAATTCACAGAGAAAGATTTATCGAATATTCCAGCTGGAGCGACTTTTGTAGACCGAAAAGATAAAGTTATTACTGAAGGCTACGTTCCTCCTATCCACGATTTTGCAATGGAAAAAGACGGATCTGATTATAAAGAAGAACTGCTTCAGGAGCCAAAACTGCTAATGATAGTTGCTTATGATCTAGCCCTTGCCAATGCTGACGGTCTTGCCAAAATGGAGCTGATTAATAAAAATGCTTCCGCAAAAGGTTATAAAGTGATCGGCATGACTGCTTCATCTCCGGAAAAGATTGCAGAAATCAAAAAACAATACGGAATCACTTTCGATTTTTATTTCTGTGATGCCATTCCGCTGAAAACAATTGAAAGAGCTAATCCAAGTTTTGTAATTCTTGAAAAAGGAACTGTAAAACAAAAAGTACATTATAATGATACCGATGATTTAGTTTTCTAA
- a CDS encoding DUF1599 domain-containing protein, which yields MTKTSQEYDGVITICRTLFINKMKDYGSAWRILRLPSLTDQIFIKAQRIRSLQENEIRKIDEDESGEFIGIINYSIMALIQLELGVVDQPDLETEKATKLYDAKVALTKELMENKNHDYGEAWREMRVSSLTDLILQKLLRVKQIEDNKGKTIVSEGIDANYQDMINYSVFALILMKK from the coding sequence ATGACGAAAACTTCACAAGAATATGATGGCGTAATCACTATCTGCCGCACACTTTTTATCAATAAAATGAAAGATTACGGCAGTGCCTGGCGTATTTTGAGACTTCCTTCTCTAACTGATCAAATCTTCATCAAAGCACAAAGAATACGAAGTTTACAGGAAAATGAGATTCGAAAAATTGACGAAGATGAAAGCGGAGAATTCATAGGTATTATCAATTATTCGATTATGGCTTTAATTCAGCTGGAATTAGGGGTGGTCGATCAGCCTGATTTGGAAACCGAAAAAGCAACAAAATTATATGATGCCAAAGTAGCTTTGACCAAAGAATTAATGGAAAACAAAAACCACGATTATGGAGAAGCCTGGCGTGAAATGCGCGTAAGTTCGCTTACCGATCTGATTCTGCAAAAACTGCTTCGTGTTAAACAAATCGAAGACAATAAAGGAAAAACAATCGTATCTGAAGGAATCGATGCTAATTATCAGGACATGATTAATTATTCGGTTTTTGCTTTGATTTTAATGAAAAAATAG
- the folP gene encoding dihydropteroate synthase, giving the protein MNCKGRLIDLSAPKVMGILNITPNSFFDGGKYKNEEELLKRVDKMLSEGASFIDVGAYSSKPNAEFVSEEEEILRIIPVVNLLQKHFPEIILSIDTFRAGVAKVCIESGAAIINDISAGLLDDKMLETISEYQVPYIMMHMKGTPQTMQTFTQYEDIIKEMLFYFSERIAAARALGINDLILDPGFGFAKTLEQNYDVMKKMELFQMLELPLLAGVSRKSMIYKELDTNAEMALNGTTVLNTVALIKGAKVLRVHDVKEAMECIRLYSKLS; this is encoded by the coding sequence ATGAACTGTAAAGGCCGGCTTATCGATTTATCTGCTCCAAAAGTGATGGGTATTTTGAATATAACTCCAAATTCTTTTTTTGATGGAGGAAAATATAAAAATGAAGAAGAACTGCTTAAACGAGTAGATAAAATGCTCAGTGAAGGCGCTTCATTTATTGATGTCGGTGCTTATTCGAGCAAGCCGAATGCAGAATTTGTTTCGGAAGAAGAAGAAATTTTAAGAATAATCCCTGTTGTGAATCTGCTGCAGAAACATTTTCCGGAAATTATTTTGTCAATTGATACTTTCAGGGCTGGAGTAGCAAAGGTATGTATCGAGAGCGGCGCTGCAATTATCAACGATATTTCGGCAGGATTGCTGGATGACAAAATGCTCGAAACCATTTCAGAATATCAGGTTCCGTATATCATGATGCACATGAAAGGAACACCGCAGACGATGCAGACTTTTACTCAATATGAAGATATTATCAAGGAAATGCTGTTTTATTTTTCGGAACGTATTGCTGCCGCAAGGGCTTTAGGAATTAATGATTTAATTTTGGATCCCGGCTTTGGCTTTGCCAAAACATTGGAACAAAATTATGATGTGATGAAAAAAATGGAATTGTTTCAAATGCTTGAACTGCCTTTGTTAGCAGGGGTTTCCAGAAAATCTATGATTTATAAAGAGCTAGACACAAATGCCGAAATGGCTTTGAACGGCACGACTGTTTTGAATACAGTTGCTTTGATAAAAGGAGCAAAGGTATTGAGAGTTCATGATGTGAAAGAAGCAATGGAATGTATAAGATTATATAGTAAATTAAGTTAA
- a CDS encoding CHRD domain-containing protein, translating into MKSLLGFTAILLLLFTGISCSSSDDSPTPTPTPVIVTFNAALTPVSGTGSMASGNAELKFNQTAKTFEITVTFTGITPKHGHIHAADGAIVFPFSDAVVAASPIKLTFDINDAQIAELMANHYYVNLHTDAFPTGEISGTLIKAGTSGGGGGGGY; encoded by the coding sequence ATGAAATCTTTACTTGGTTTTACAGCAATTTTGCTATTGCTTTTTACTGGAATTTCTTGTTCCAGCAGTGACGACTCCCCAACTCCGACTCCGACTCCTGTTATTGTAACTTTCAATGCTGCACTAACTCCAGTATCTGGTACAGGCTCAATGGCATCAGGAAATGCTGAGCTTAAATTCAACCAGACAGCTAAGACATTTGAAATTACTGTAACTTTTACAGGAATAACACCTAAGCATGGCCATATCCACGCTGCAGACGGCGCTATAGTTTTTCCTTTCTCCGATGCAGTTGTTGCTGCCTCTCCAATAAAACTGACATTTGATATAAATGATGCCCAAATTGCAGAACTGATGGCCAATCATTACTATGTAAACCTGCATACTGATGCTTTTCCAACGGGTGAAATCAGCGGCACACTGATCAAAGCAGGAACTTCAGGCGGAGGTGGCGGCGGAGGATATTAA
- the rlmH gene encoding 23S rRNA (pseudouridine(1915)-N(3))-methyltransferase RlmH, which translates to MNIRLIAIGKTDNKSLQTLIDDYTKRLSFYIKFDLEIIPDIKNVKNLSESQQKEKEGELILSKITPTDQLILLDENGKTFNSVAFSAELQKKMNSGIKTLVFVIGGPYGFSDTVYAKANGKISLSLMTFSHQMVRLFFIEQLYRGFTILRNEPYHHQ; encoded by the coding sequence ATGAACATCAGACTAATAGCTATAGGCAAGACCGACAATAAATCATTGCAGACGTTAATTGATGATTATACCAAAAGACTGTCTTTCTACATCAAGTTTGATTTAGAGATTATTCCCGATATCAAAAACGTTAAAAATCTATCTGAAAGCCAGCAGAAAGAAAAAGAAGGTGAACTCATTTTATCCAAAATAACTCCGACAGATCAGCTTATTTTGCTTGACGAAAACGGAAAAACCTTTAACAGTGTAGCCTTTTCAGCCGAATTACAGAAAAAAATGAATTCTGGTATCAAAACACTGGTTTTTGTAATTGGCGGACCTTATGGTTTTTCGGATACGGTTTATGCAAAAGCAAATGGAAAAATATCGCTTTCGCTGATGACTTTCTCTCATCAGATGGTACGTTTATTTTTTATTGAACAATTGTACAGAGGCTTTACCATTTTGAGAAATGAGCCTTACCATCATCAGTAA
- a CDS encoding sulfite exporter TauE/SafE family protein — MDFQIGLIIAGLVVGFIVGMTGVGGGSLMTPILLYFNIPPSTAVGTDLLYAAITKSGGVLVHNKKKNINWTITGWLSLGSVPAALITLWILHSLHADTTALNNIIKYSLGWALVFTSVAILFKKKLLVLSQKHAGDKFHSESRTQNLLTIAIGVLLGATVTLTSIGAGALGTVTLFFLYPLLPTPRLVGTEIAHAVPLTLVAGLGHASMGNLDLALLGQLLMGSLPGIYVGSMLSGKMPDLLLRNAIAVMLFFVGFKLIS, encoded by the coding sequence ATGGATTTTCAGATAGGTTTAATTATTGCCGGATTAGTTGTAGGTTTTATTGTGGGTATGACAGGAGTAGGGGGAGGGTCCTTGATGACACCTATTTTATTGTATTTTAACATACCGCCGTCTACAGCGGTTGGAACTGACTTATTATATGCTGCGATTACTAAATCTGGAGGAGTTTTGGTTCATAACAAAAAAAAGAATATCAATTGGACTATTACTGGCTGGCTTTCTCTTGGAAGTGTGCCTGCAGCCTTAATTACATTATGGATTTTGCACAGTCTGCATGCTGATACGACAGCTTTAAATAATATTATAAAATACAGTTTGGGATGGGCTTTGGTCTTTACTTCGGTAGCGATTTTGTTCAAAAAGAAACTTTTGGTTTTATCTCAAAAACATGCCGGAGATAAATTTCATAGCGAGAGCAGAACACAAAATTTATTGACTATTGCAATTGGTGTCTTATTGGGAGCAACTGTAACGCTGACTTCTATTGGTGCGGGAGCATTAGGAACGGTTACATTGTTTTTCTTATACCCGCTTTTGCCAACACCTCGTTTGGTTGGTACCGAAATTGCTCATGCAGTGCCTTTGACTCTTGTAGCAGGATTGGGACATGCCTCAATGGGTAATTTAGATTTGGCATTGCTTGGCCAATTATTGATGGGATCACTTCCTGGAATTTATGTTGGAAGTATGTTAAGCGGAAAAATGCCGGATTTATTGTTAAGAAATGCGATTGCAGTTATGCTGTTTTTTGTTGGATTTAAGCTGATCAGCTAG
- a CDS encoding GNAT family N-acetyltransferase, translating into MPNTIRTTAENKDFRKLVVLLDQVLAELDGEDHSFYAQFDKLDNIKNVVVCYEDNEAAGCGAFKEFDADTVEIKRMFVHPDFRGKGIASAVLKELELWAGENNYSSCVLETGANNPKAIALYRRSGYEIIPNYGQYENVETSVCLKKLI; encoded by the coding sequence ATGCCCAACACAATAAGAACAACAGCCGAAAACAAAGACTTTCGAAAACTTGTAGTTTTACTTGACCAGGTTTTGGCTGAATTAGACGGCGAAGACCATTCTTTTTATGCCCAGTTTGACAAACTGGATAATATCAAAAATGTCGTGGTCTGCTATGAGGATAACGAAGCGGCTGGCTGTGGCGCTTTCAAAGAATTTGATGCTGATACTGTCGAAATAAAAAGGATGTTTGTCCATCCTGATTTTCGGGGTAAAGGAATTGCGAGTGCTGTTTTGAAAGAACTGGAACTTTGGGCAGGTGAAAATAATTACTCCAGCTGTGTTCTCGAAACTGGAGCAAACAATCCAAAAGCAATTGCTTTGTACCGCAGATCGGGTTACGAAATTATCCCCAATTACGGCCAATATGAAAATGTAGAAACCAGTGTTTGCCTAAAAAAGCTAATATAA